The Oreochromis aureus strain Israel breed Guangdong linkage group 7, ZZ_aureus, whole genome shotgun sequence region tagttaccgtgctcgttaccacaataataacgtagttactgtaacgcgttacttaataacgcgttagtcccaacactggtaactgttaatatagagcgttattaaatttattgctaatgcaagtcatatggcacattgacttctgaggaaattttagatgcaCTCGTCAACAGAAAGTTTGCCTACCCCTGGTCTAGACTGttctgtaattataaaacagaATGTTTTGGCTgttaaattctttttttgtctgtggACTTATTGTAAATCAATAAATTGCTCTAGTAGAGCATCATTTAATTGCTTAtttgttacttaattactttgttaTGAATAGCTATGAGGtgggaaaagctgtaaaacgcATGAAAATACAGCTAAAAGTCCgaaatttgtcatttttcacattttccaaagccccCTAATATGCCTGATTACACTCTTTGCCCGGCCCCGGACCTtttgtttgacacccctgcattAGAAGCTTTCCTGCCGTTCGTAGCTGGACCGGGAGCACTTGAAggcagcaccaccaccaccagcacctCCCCTGTGTCAGACAGTGACGTCACCTCCCTGATAGACGGACAGCTGAAAGCTCCTGGCTCAGCGGGGTTGTTGACGTTTTGTTTTGACCGCTTTTGTCTGGATTTTTGGACATTATCCGCAGATTCAGAAGCCCGCCTTTCGACCCTGCCGTCACGCCTCAGTGCGGGGATCCAGCAAAGATGAAATGGATGTTTAAAGAGGACCATTCCCTCGGTAAAGGGGTTTGGATTGTTATGAAACGAGAGATCTTGTCATGTCACGCACCCTCCGTTCTGTGTCTTTCTCTCCGCATCCATTGTTGCCATCTCATCCCATATAGGTGTAGAAATGTATTGCTTGCCTCAGCATATAAATCCATGATGGCTGATGCTGCATGGCTAGCAACTAATGCTAACATTATTCTTGCAAGTGTGATGACCGCTGTCAAAATCGGGCTCACCTTTCAACACCCCTGATGCATCAAATCAGTCCTACCCTGAAATGTGTTTTCCCGTTGCATGCATGTTACTTCTTAAccaaaatgaatttaaaatcccCACAATTTAATGTTGCTTTGCCTTTATGTAATCCCTCTTTGAAACCCTGTGGTACTAACATGATTAAGGGCTGTCAGGGATTGTTGTGGCAAATTCGGCTGTATGCAGTAGGGCTACAACTTTTTCTGCTGGGTAACCCCTTCCAGGGTAATTTAACTAGGCCTCATAACTTAAATGGGTACTGAAGAGGGCTTCCTCAGTGATTCAGAGCTGGTAACACCTAACACAAACAGTGTAAGTGTTATTATGTTTATTAATAATGTGCCAGAATTTGGAACTGAGTTTGGTGTAAAGTTCTCTCCAAATTTAGATAGCTGAAACGGCTTTGCTCCTCAGCCTCTGTCTTCATACTTTCTTCAGATATCCTCGAGGTTCCTTTTTAAAGAAACACTTTCAAAAGTAGGCCTCTTAACTGGGCTAATGAAAGTGTGCACCTAAATGAAGCCACCACATCTTCTCACCCATCACCTCATCCTCTCTGACCtctgttcatttttttccctgctGCATGCAGtctatgctgcaatagatgctCTTTCCTCCTCCTGATATAATAATCACTTAATAAAAGCTGCTGATGTGGCTTACTACTGATCTGTGACAGTAATGCCTTTAAGTGTCCACTTTAACACACATGATCACACTGTGAGTTGATGTTAGAAAGCATCTGCCGCTCTGTCTGCGTAAGCTGCAGCCAGCCTTAATGCTGTGCTTGAATGTGCATTTGAGCCGATATATCTGACTAGGCTTGGCTTGAAAGGCCAGAGGAATCCCAAGAGGCCTCGCTCAGCCCTTTAATCTctgatttcctgtttgtttcctgtctctccTTCAGAGCACCGATGTGTGGAGTCAGCCAAAATACGCAACAAATATCCTGACAGAGTACCGGTGAGTTGTGGGGGAGGGCAGTTAGAGTGAATGGCAGTTATGCGAGGGGGAGTGAAAATTAGCAGCTTTACTCTGATCTCAAATTTGAACTACTTTAggttattaaatataaatatccaaATCATATTCTGCACCCAAAACCCGCTAAATTCACATCAGGATCGGGTAAATGTACAGTCCTCTGACATTGTTTAAATAAGCAGAACTGCAGCAAGCAGGATGGCCCATCTTTAGCCTGGAGGATGCAACATTCATGGTTTCCATAAAGAATTTGTGATTCTGATTGGCCAGACCACAggatccatccattttcttctgcctaTCCAGCCAGAAAATGACCACAGGACAACTTTCCATTTCACCTCAGTCTGTCTTAATTAAGTTAGGCCCCAGCAGAGTGCCTAGGTCTGTtcagtttttctatttttttccattgaCCATGGTTTACTAATGTATTCCTAAGTCCATGAAGTGATTACTATAGAGAGTCACGTCTGTCTCTAATGCAGTAGAACACGAGGACCCCAGagataaaaatttaaaattagttTTCAGCCTTGTCCCTTGTGCAGCGGGATTTTCCCTCCTTTGTCTGAATCCTTTAATGATGTTGTGCATCACAGACGCAGCGACAGCCTGGGCACAGTCTACCTCTCGCACTGTGGCAGCTGGGATGGGCCACAGTTATGGCTCTGTTATGGTTTGGTGTTGCATTCAGCCAGTGAAAATTGCGAATGCAATAAAAACATACATGTATAGAAGAATCAGCCATGGATTGTGACACACCTTAAAACCTCACCAGTACCTTGCTGCTGAGGGCTTACTGGTGACATATGTTCTTACAATTTCACTCACAGACATTAATGTAAGGCTAAGCTTAATGGTCAGCCAGGAGCTTTCAGATAGGGAGTGCAGGTGTTTGCTACAGTATTGGGAGATTTGCGGCCCACACACAGCATGACCACAGTGTGTAAGAATGCATTTGTCTGTTAATGTGTGCACCCCAGGTGATAGTGGAGAAGGTTTCTGGCTCTCAGATAGTGGACATAGATAAGAGGAAGTACCTGGTGCCCTCTGATATCACAGTGGCCCAGTTCATGTGGATCATCAGGAAACGCATCCAGCTGCCTTCAGAGAAAGCCATCTTCCTCTTCGTCGACAAAACGGTCCCCCAGTCCAGGTGAGCATGTCAGTAAATTTAAAGGGCAAACTCATGAGTGTGCACCACAGAGACCACAGAACagggtatttatttttattgtacttgTTCTTTCAGAATGGACTACAAAAAACCTTGTGCCAACACATTCTTCtcaataattttattaaatgcaAATTGGTTAGATGATTTGAACTTTTGAGTTAAACAATACCTTTGAAATGAATATTTATGCTGTATATTGTTAATATTTACTTTGAATTGCATGAATTGTACCTTGTAGTTGTAGCTTAAGAAAGAAATGTGAGTTTCGTTGATTTTTTTAGCATCTGTTCTCCTCACTCAGATGTCTCCTGGGAATCAAGAATGAACTGATTTGAGTTTAGTGGTCTCATCAGAATTCATTACATAGTTACAGCAAAATTTCtgcaataaatatataaaaataaatatgtttaaaatctGTCAGCCACATTTTACCCTGGATCAACAGGGTGTAGAAGTATTTCTTATCCAACTCCATTTGAGGCTGAAGCTACACTTTCACCTCGATCAAAGCTTTCACCAGTTTTAAGATGACATAAGCTTCATGGTTGTTATAAGCATAAGTAAACAAAGAAATTGGAAGCACAGCTCAACTTGGTGtatacagacaaacatgaacaagaATAAAAGAGTAATATCATAATTAAAAACACTAAGTACATAGGGGTTAATCCTAATGTTAGCAGCTTTATCAATGGTATGGGTAAGCAGTGGAATAGATGGACATAATAGAGGTAGCTAAAAATAGCAGGGGTGGGGGTGTAGGGGGTGGattgatccaaatatcgatagtatcgataCCAGCACTGGTATTGGTATTGGAGCGATACTAGCGCGATAGCATTGGTACTTTGTTTCTCCGTGCCTTGCTCCCATTCACCAGAACGTAGACATGTCTGTGTAAACACTGCTCCTCTTTGGACACTTTGCTGTCTTGTGTTTAGTTGCCCTTGGGTCACATGACTTACCAGCACTGAACAGCTGTAAATACTAAAAACAGTGATACTGTATGTATTGGAAGAAAATTATCTTCTGTGGCTACCCCATCAACATGTACAGAGACATGAAAGACCATGAAAAAGCGCAAGAAATGAAGAGAGGAGGTAATGTGTATGTAAATTCCTCAAATAGAcccagacagagacagagctcaCTGTCACAGTCCTTTCAGAGAGGCAAAGAATATCCAGGTAGCTCACGTAGTGGTGAAGCTAATGTTAAATAATTCACGTCAGTTCATTAGCACAACTTAACATGGAAGTGTTATTGGTCACCATAATTGTTAGTGGTCATTGAAATATGTTCATGATGATTCATCTTATAAATCATGACACCCCACTCTCCACCATATATTATTTTTACTATTGTACTTTGCACTTAAGGTAGATATTGCACAGGGACCAGCAGTTTTTTGGATgtggcaggggtcggcaacctgcgactccggagccgcatgcggctctttagtccttatactgcggcttcATGTGGTTTGGGAAAAAGATTATAAGTATTTaacagaattttattttatttgtgttcttttttaaaattttagttctAAATTGAAAGAGTATTGTGATCttgaaatataacaaaattatatgctgttatttttcatcgctcaaaataagcgtcacactcgcatAAACCATACCCGCCGAAatgccgtgcatttatcgagactttcaacttCAGGTAGGCCAAATATAGATCTTCGGATCTCAATACGTATGTGAGCAgctattctccaccatgaactacagtaaaaacaaacaccgctcacagACGACAGTGCACAGTCCTGCGGAAAGATGAAactgacttcgtacagccccgatttgcagatgctgtgcgcagaggctcaggagcagaagtcccattgtaaacataccacggcagacccgacgatgtttgcatgaacatgcttttcagcatctctttattgaccacttttcaaaCATGGTTgctgtacccacacagccgggtGTAGCTTATCAGCTCACAGCctgacacacaccaacacaacagcagagagaacaCCGACTTTAAGCCGGTGAGGCTTGATTGCAGATGCCACTCAGGTgggtccgcctcccctgcagcggcactgcagaccacgccctgccacacacattaaccacataaaataaatatttatgcagatattttgcaaatatttatttttcatttttagcagcatagtgcttttttcaattatttttgAAAGGTCAAGGCTCCACTACAGGCTGCGAAATCCCAGAGGATGACAGCTCACTACAGTTTTcgtttgctatataaataattttaaaatgtgttcattacataaataaaatgtaatcttctctgtagcacttcatggatttcataagcaacacactttagttgtttatacaaagcataaaggtaaaaaacaataaccgtgctatcttcattttagatgtcaaaaagtatttgcggctcccagtgttttcttttccgtggaaactgggtccaaatggctctttgggtgttaaaggtcgCAGACCCCTGGTCTATGGGAAGAAGCTGTTTTATGCTCTTTATGCTCCTGTACCTTCTTTCAGAAGGCAGCGTGAAAGTCTCTCATCTATTCGTAGTTTATTCAGTTTAATCCAGTTTTACTTATATAGCACCAGTTTCTATCAAAAGTCACTTCATTGTGCTTCATACTGTGAGGGTAAGACCCTCCATTATtagaaagaaaccccagcaatcACATGGCCCCTTATCAGGAATCACTTGACAACAGTGGGGAGGACAAACTcccttctaacaggaagaaatgtcCATCAGACACAGGCTAAAGTAGCTGCAGCCATCTGCTCTGACTGGTTGGAGGTGACAGGATGGGATCAGAGAAGCCGGTTTATCTAAGGAATCTGCTTCTGAGTTCTTTGTAGCATGCTGATACTGCTCTCCTTATTAAAGTCTAGCCACAGCACATACACCACTTCTTCACTAACAAAGCAATAATGCTGGAGCCAAATCTAGAACCAGTTCCGCAAAAGAAAATGGTTCTGGTACAACTTTTTTTGGCATCGTCTCTACTGATGTGGTTGCTCCAAGTAGTTTAGAATTGTTTAGCAAGAGGATGCCAAAGATGTTTCAGCAGCACAGCTCCTAGTCTGCAGCTTTGatcaagttttatttttgataaaGTAAAACTTGATAAATGGAACCAGAAGAAAGAACCAATAGCagctttttttacttttaaaactcaaacatttgcaaataaaaaaaacaatgtattaaatacaaaacaccAAAAGTAAGAAAGTGTAGATGGTCTTGCTTCATTCTGCCTCAAAGGGACATATTTCATACCAAGTgctcttgttttctttgtgaaccgCCTACAACAGCGTGTTGTTGTTGGGTAGTCAGATTTGTGTCACAGTGAGTGctgatgtgaggctgcggagcTGCACCAGGACCTGATTTTACAACCAGTAAATCAGAAACATTTATTAAAGAATTCAGTGCATTCTGGGCCAGTGATGGTGTGAAATGCTCCTGGAGTTTAATGtacagtcactgaagtggatcTATTTCAGTGCTGACCCCTAACAAATATATGATTTCCTGTTTTGCAGCTCATCAGCTGCGAGGGATTttagaataattttttttatgagGAATTTATTCCACACGTAAATCAGCTGTTGTGAGGACTGTTTATATTCATGTTGCAAAAACATGCATCTGACCTCCTCAACCTCACGTTCCCATTGAAGGTATTATACAGACGGCCTGtagtttttatcagatttgaCAGTGAGTCTAATGAAATTTAGACACATTTAGACACAGTAGAGCTTAACATTGCTCAAGTCTTTGTCATATTTGACGTGACATAACCCCTGGTTGCTAGGGAAATGTGTAACCCCAGACTGGTTGGCAGCTGTCCCAGGTAAGTCTCTGTAATTACTAGCTAAGTAGTTGTAAAATCGACGTGGTTCCCACCTTTAAAGCAAACGCTGCAGctaacttttactttgaaggcaaacggTCTGCAGTTCTGCTTTTGCAGTTTAACTCTGAACAGTGTGAAAAGTGCAGGTTTTCTGCATGCAAACCCATTATTGGTTGCCCACAGAAAACAACAATCTGGGCCTTGAGGGTTAAACTAGGCCAGCCCATAGCAAGTTTGCCCTTTTGGGTGGGCAGTGGGTCTATCCACAGATCTCCCGCATGAACCCATGAACATTTGCTAGGATGATTGTCACACGCCCAAAACCACAGACAAGTTAACATCACATATTAACTTGTATCTACAAAACCTCAGTACATGCAGTTAAATCCTGGTGCTTAGATTACAGTTTCAAATTACTTTTATATCTGTTCCTCCATTCAAAGGGTGGACCTGCCCAAATAACTACTGGGTCGAATTACCAAAGTCACTATAGAGTGGTGAGAGTTGCTTCCAGAAGGATTTTGATATATCTGTGCACTGTATATAAAGGATGTACATATTGGGCTAGTATTGGGCCACAACTTAGGCTCAGCTTCTGAATCCGGTTTTCAGTCTCATTGAATTTCAGTCCTGTGGCATCAGCGCATTAACTGTGCACCAGGAGCTTCAGGATAGGGGTTTCCATGGCCGAGCAGCTTCTGTAGGTGTAATGTGTTTGTTGCCCAGGCCTTTTTTATATGGTGTCAGCCTGAAAGTGAATCTGTTCCACAAGAACATTTGATATGCGTTTGTTTTAATTGCCAGCAGGTTCTTTGCTCTGCGACGTCACTTTCCGATTACTTAATGGGCTAACTCGAAGTAGTTTGAAGTGATACTGAGTAAAGCATGAAgttaattttgtaaattatggtcaTGATTAGGGTCAGAAACCGGGATATCCGATAGCCGTCTTCCAACATGTCAGTCAGAAGCTCACACTCATGACCTCTCAAAACAACAAGATGAAGGTGGCGAAAACACTCAGCGCAGTAATGCTACGATGTCAAATCTGTCTTTAGGTAAAGCCTGTGGATATGAATGACTGTTTTGTGCATCATCTAACGAGTTTGGTTTTTACTGTGTTTCAGTCTGACGATGGGCCAGCTGTACGACAAGGAGAAGGACGAGGACGGCTTTCTGTACGTGGCCTACAGCGGAGAAAACACCTTTGGTTACCAGGCCTTTTATACAGCACAGGGTTAATGCATAACTGATTACTAGTTTCTCTCTCACACGCgtgcgtgcgcacacacacacacacacacacacacacaaaaacccaaacACCGACACATTAGGGCTTAACATATACTGGTGCATAGTGCTTCAGAAATTGGCCTTTACATGTGTTATACAGGTAACGCACCTACACATTTGGCACTCTCATTTCTGATCAGTTTTTGATACTTAAAACTGCAAATTTATGATGCGAGTATGCTACAATAAacaaacctttttttccccagaggCTTGGATGATGTTAAAAAAATGCTTAACTTTGTCATGATCTCCGTTTTCAAGGCCAGTTATTGAGAGAATTATCTTTAACACTGCCGTGAATCTGAATAACAGTCATGTACATTATAGCCTCTTCAGATACCATTCATCGTCCTGGCACtgttaataaaaaaacacacacagacacacatatgcacaaacCAATCATTATGTGACCCAATCAAGCTCCATTTTATCTGTTGTCACAGATATTTATGTTCAGCGGAAGTGAGAAAGAGACGCAGTAATCCTGTGACTAGAATATTTACCCGCATTCTTTGTATTGCTCATCATATCATGTATGAAATGTTCACCACAAGTCAAAAGATACTCTGTAGAAAGATAGGCTTGAAGGCTGATCATAAGCACGTGAATGACGGCAGCTGAATGTTGAAAATGGCTGTTAGCCGGCGCCACTCCTCGGGATGTTACCGAGTCCGCCCCAGCCCCACGGTTAGTTTCTCTGCACAGGATGTTGTGCTGGATAAACATGAATTCATTGAACTGCTTCAAAAAATCCAACACTTTACTTGAAGTTTTAAAATAccgtcaaaaaaaaaaaaacatttaacataTAAACAAAATACAATTAATGACAAAACAACTTTATAATTAATAAAACCTTAACGAATAGTTCCTGATTTTAGAGACAGAAAtcgttatttattattatttattcactgaacttttaaaaatttaacatttctgTTCGAACCCATTAAGTTCTGAAATGTTCAGGCGGAGTTATTCTATGAATATTACACTCACAGCATTATAAAATACTCCAACAGTCTTCTGATTCCCCCTGATTCATAATAACCTGTGAATGAGTTTAGCTAATTATAAATGATGTAATGGTACAAGTCAAACCGCTCTTGCAGTGTGAGCAACTCAGCTATGCAGTGTTTATTTAGCACTGGGAGTTTCATGTTCCTGCCAACTTTGTTGTCATTACTCACTCAGATTTGCATATATGCTGGTCTGTAAGTCACCGTGCAACATGGATGACAGGAGTGTCGCGTTACCGTCTCAGCCAGCGTGCGCAACCACGAGCGGCAGGGAGGCGACTGCAGTTCACAGCTGTGGGTGAACttatctcttttttctttttctaatccaatatttaaaattttagcattcagtgttttatttttgctacCTGTGTCTTGGGGTGCAGTCGAGTCCTTGTgtcacatttaattaaaaagtaaagctatttGAACTGTATTAAACTCGTATGAAAGTTGATGTTTAAATcctgtttaacatttaattatGGGCTCATTAACCAGAATAATAAAGAGCTCGCTATTTATTTGCGATTTTTATTTCTGGGAAAACTCGTTCCTCATAAAATGTGACTGGGAATTGAAGTTTCACAGACCTGCAATTAAATTGTTTTGCGCGAGTCCTGCTGTGTCTTTTGTGTTATTaatgagctgtgataactggGATTTACTGCTCAGTGCATTCCACCATTTCACTTTAGGGAGCTCCAAAAATGGACAGTAAAGAGCCGAAAGGATGAGATCTTCATTTAAACGGAACTTCTTGGCTACTCACAAAACACACTTAAAACCAGGGCTGGAGGATGTATTCAGGTCTTTACttaaataaaagtaattaagtaaaacTATATTTGTAGAggcagagattaaaaaaaaaaaaaaaaaacagcattacaaaactgaaaaatgtaacagaaaaaatcagcataaagtgattaaaaaatttgcatttcatcAGAATCTTTTCTGAATGTGTAATGAGatttaaatatgatttttaaaaCAACGGGAGAACCATCGGGTTAAAAAACACGGAGGTCTCATCTATTTTTAGCTGTATTTAGGCTTGCAAACATGGCTGGAGCGAAACATGCGTTTAGAAATAATGCGCCGTGCTTTGTCATTAACTTCAAGTAAAGTGTTGTTTGGGTCTTTGGCTGCAAAGCATTCACAGCCTTTTGAGCTCTCAGCTCTCATGTTGCATTCAATATGTCTTCAAGCTTGTAACTGAGACAATAAACTtgtatttaaaaagtttaacaaaTTCAAAGACCAATGTTTCTATAGACCTCATACACACAGATTTATGGCCGGAGGAGATGCCTCCTGCTGGCAGGTTTAAGACTCGCACTGGCTTCATTTTGCACACCTGAAAGTTACGCCTGTCCGTCCACTGCAGAACGTCTCTGGATAAACTATCTGTGGCTGAACTTTTAGTTGCAGCTGTAGTTTCTGGTGCTGATTTCCACCCATCATTTGACCTCGTTGCAGTTTTCATGTCTGCGCTCCACAAAGCTGGTTCAGGATCGTAAACACTGTCTGATGTTGTGTAATATGCAGTGGTAATTCTTATTTCATCAGTGCTGTatgaatataaaacatgttaaagACATAAAGCAATTTTAGATATCTGATAAAGGGAAGGTAGCTGGAAGACCTGACCAATAAAAGCTAATATAAAATTTACTGTGTGGTCTTTGACTTTCAGAGTTTAACAGCTGTGTCCCTATTTTTCATGTATCATACACATAAACACTACATGATCATGTAAGGTGGTCCGAGGAAGATTCGCACAATTAAATGCAGAATGGCTCTGATCGCGTTGACGTCTTTACAGTGGAGTTCAAGCtcacttctttgtttttaaagggACACCGCCACATTTACTTCCCTCATCTTCCCACAATGTCCTGGAGGAAGTTTAACAATGGGTAAAATCCctgtatcctttttttttttcattattcttTTGGCCAGATTGGACATTTTGTGACCCCCTGGCTTTTCTAATAAATCTGTAGTCTTTGCTGATGACACGAGTTATTCTCTAGAAATCCTTTGGAGCATCTCTGGAAGTCAAAGCTCAGACTGGGAAACGTCACAGTGAAATAGATTCACATAGATACACAACAGTGATCATTAAGCTACTGAGTCAGagtttataaataaattatcctAATATTTGGCAAATACTGTGTGCCACATTACCTGTGGCTGATATTCATATGTTCTTCAGGTTCGGTGATATCAAAGTCGGCCATGGCCACGGACCCTTTAAAGTCTAAATACTGCAAAATACATTTACTGGCTTAATCAGCCACTCTCATAGCAGAAACTGTGTAGTTAGGGTCAAGatgacctgttgaagttcaaacagagcatcagaatgggtGATTTAAGTAACTGTGGCTGGTTTTCttcaggaaatgtttccagcaccttgtcgAATTAATGCCACACAGAATTAAGGCacctctgaaggcaaaaggggtcAAGGTGTGTCTAAAGAAGCGAGTGTTTGCCCCTGGTTCAGTTTTCCTGTAAGGTCTGTTTAATCAGACCTCCTGGGCTAAATCAATCATTCAAATACaaaactctgttttttctgtattagTCCAACGTTCACAGACTAAAATTATGAAGCTGTTAAAGATTCTCTTGAATCTAAAGTATAATTGGTATTGTTTTCCCTTGGCGTGTAGCGCTTTTATTCATCTGATTATTGAATTGTGCAGTTCTGGAAACATCAGCTTTCTCTTAAATAGAAAAGAACTACAATGAATCCCCTCATgccaagggaaaaaaaatccaactgcATTAACTTCAGGTTTATTCATGCAACTAtccatatatttaaaataatatatagaatataattcaattttattaatatagcacacaaaacacaatgaggtgctttatattgtaaggtaaagatcctacaataatacagagaaaacaacaagaatctacagctttctatgagcatttggtgacagtgggaaggaaaaactccctttaaccaGGAAGAAACCAGGTGCGGGGATAagcggccatctgccacgacctGTGGTTATTTTTTCCCTGAGCTACAGGCGAGCTTGCACTTTTTGCCCTGATGTAAGCAGATGTCTGCAGCCCGGTTCTCTACATCTCTACAATGGAGGTGAGGAAAACAGCTCAAAGTCGCTGAGgaatgagaataagaaaattGAAGGCATCCTGGACATAAGCCACCATGTGCTGTTTGTCATTAGCAGAGAGGAAATAGCAGGAATCAGCTGAGCCACATCACCAACTGAACTGATCCTCTGTCCCTGCACCGTGGTCCTGAATGAACGACCTAACTGTTCATGCAGAAATGTGCAGCTTTAAATTTGTCTTTACAATAATGTGTCTTAGACAGGCCAAGTTAACAAACTGGTGCGAAAACAATTTTGCAGGGTTCAAACCACAGCCAGAAAGTAACTGCTGGTCGTCTCCTTATGATGAAATTAGAAAGCTTTTCCCAGATTTTGCCAGTTCAACCTGATAAACCAACTAAAACAATTCCTTTGATTCCAAATTTTGACATAGTCTGGGACTTTTGGGGCATCttcatgtttttaatgcagGATGCATTCAAACTAGGAGTGAGACTGGAggctgtgttttcctgtgcagGTATGAATGGCTGTGCATTTTTAAGAACACCAGGCAGCTGGAGCCACAACATGCACTGTGAAAATAAGCTATCGTGTGTGCAGCATCACCAACAGTTTCAAACAGCGTGACAGCGCAGAGCGTCCTGCTGAGGCAAACCTGCGCTGCAGACCAGCtgagccaacacacacacaggaagagaggaaaaagacAGCACAAATTAAAGAAGCCAAGCttgtccttttattaaaaggGTGCTGCGATCCTTTGTTCTCGGCAGCGTGTTTGAAAACTGAGTTTCACAAATTCAAACCTTgggcgacctttgacctctcagTTTCTCCTACAACAATGCCGCTTTGTCATCGAGCCTGTCAAGAGGGAGTTTTcagtggaagaggaggaggtttCTGTCACTGCGCGGCCACAGAGGGAATGCCTGACTGCGCAACT contains the following coding sequences:
- the LOC116322525 gene encoding gamma-aminobutyric acid receptor-associated protein-like 2, whose product is MKWMFKEDHSLEHRCVESAKIRNKYPDRVPVIVEKVSGSQIVDIDKRKYLVPSDITVAQFMWIIRKRIQLPSEKAIFLFVDKTVPQSSLTMGQLYDKEKDEDGFLYVAYSGENTFGYQAFYTAQG